From the Streptomyces pluripotens genome, one window contains:
- the miaA gene encoding tRNA (adenosine(37)-N6)-dimethylallyltransferase MiaA — protein sequence MSSASPAPRVICVVGPTAAGKSDLGVFLAQQLGGEVVNADSMQLYRGMDIGTAKLTPEERSGIPHHLLDIWDVTVTASVAEYQRLARARIDALLADGRWPILVGGSGLYVRGAVDNLEFPGTDPEVRARLEEELVLRGSGALHARLAAADPDAARAILPSNGRRIVRALEVIEITGQPFTANLPGHDSVYDTVQIGVDVARPELDERIAHRVDRMWETGLVDEVRTLAAQGLREGRTASRALGYQQVLAALTGECSEADARAETVRATKRFARRQDSWFRRDPRVQWLSGGTADRAELPRRALALIERPVTA from the coding sequence GTGAGCAGTGCATCCCCCGCCCCCCGTGTCATCTGCGTCGTCGGACCCACCGCGGCCGGAAAGTCCGATCTCGGTGTCTTCCTGGCCCAACAACTCGGTGGCGAGGTCGTCAACGCCGACTCCATGCAGCTGTACCGGGGGATGGACATTGGCACTGCCAAGCTGACACCCGAGGAACGCAGCGGTATTCCGCACCACCTGCTGGACATCTGGGATGTCACGGTCACCGCCTCGGTCGCCGAGTACCAGAGGCTGGCCCGCGCCCGGATCGACGCGCTGCTCGCCGACGGCCGCTGGCCGATCCTGGTCGGCGGCTCCGGGCTGTACGTTCGCGGTGCCGTGGACAACCTGGAGTTCCCCGGCACCGACCCCGAGGTGCGGGCACGTCTGGAAGAGGAGTTGGTGCTGCGCGGTTCGGGCGCGCTGCACGCCCGTCTGGCCGCGGCTGACCCCGACGCCGCCCGCGCCATCCTGCCCAGCAACGGACGCCGTATCGTCCGGGCCCTGGAAGTGATCGAGATCACCGGTCAACCCTTCACCGCGAACCTGCCTGGTCACGACTCCGTCTACGACACGGTCCAGATCGGTGTCGACGTGGCCCGTCCGGAACTGGACGAGCGCATCGCGCACCGCGTCGACCGGATGTGGGAGACGGGCCTCGTGGACGAGGTGCGAACCCTTGCGGCGCAGGGGCTGCGCGAGGGGCGCACGGCGTCGCGCGCGCTGGGCTACCAGCAGGTGCTCGCCGCCCTGACCGGGGAGTGCTCCGAAGCGGACGCGCGGGCCGAGACCGTACGCGCCACCAAGCGCTTCGCGCGCCGTCAAGATTCGTGGTTCAGGCGCGACCCCCGGGTGCAGTGGTTGAGTGGGGGCACGGCCGACCGAGCGGAACTTCCGCGGCGGGCCCTGGCGTTGATCGAACGACCGGTTACAGCCTGA
- the dapF gene encoding diaminopimelate epimerase encodes MSTRIAFLKGHGTENDFVILPDPENALDLTPPVVAALCDRRAGIGGDGVLHVVRSAAHPEAKGMAAEAEWFMDYRNSDGSVAEMCGNGVRVFARYLQRAGYVSEGDLVIGTRGGVKTIHIAKNGDITVGMGRARLPEGDVTVSVGGHDWPARNVNMGNPHAVAFVDDLAHAGDLLAPPPFSPTTAYPEGVNVEFVVDRGPRHLAMRVHERGSGETRSCGTGACAVAVAAARRDAADPAVTGTPATYTVDLPGGRLVITEQPDGEIEMTGPAVIVAEGEIDGAWLQEALR; translated from the coding sequence ATGAGCACGCGGATCGCCTTCCTCAAGGGGCACGGCACGGAGAACGACTTCGTGATCCTCCCGGACCCCGAGAACGCCCTGGACCTGACTCCTCCCGTCGTGGCGGCCCTGTGCGACCGCCGGGCCGGCATCGGTGGCGACGGCGTGCTGCACGTGGTGCGGTCCGCGGCTCACCCGGAGGCCAAGGGCATGGCCGCCGAGGCGGAATGGTTCATGGACTACCGCAACAGCGACGGCTCGGTCGCCGAGATGTGCGGCAACGGTGTCCGCGTGTTCGCGCGCTACCTCCAGCGCGCCGGGTACGTGAGCGAGGGGGACCTCGTCATCGGCACGCGCGGGGGTGTGAAGACCATCCACATCGCCAAGAACGGGGACATCACCGTCGGCATGGGCAGGGCCCGTCTACCCGAGGGTGACGTCACCGTGAGCGTCGGCGGACACGACTGGCCCGCGCGCAACGTGAACATGGGCAACCCGCACGCCGTCGCCTTCGTGGACGACCTCGCGCACGCCGGTGATCTGCTCGCCCCCCCGCCGTTCAGCCCGACCACCGCCTACCCCGAGGGCGTCAACGTCGAGTTCGTGGTCGACCGTGGCCCTCGCCACCTGGCCATGCGCGTACACGAGCGCGGCTCCGGCGAGACCCGCTCCTGTGGCACGGGTGCGTGCGCCGTCGCCGTGGCTGCCGCCCGCCGCGACGCCGCCGACCCGGCCGTCACCGGCACCCCGGCGACGTACACCGTGGACCTGCCCGGCGGACGCCTGGTCATCACCGAGCAGCCCGACGGCGAGATCGAGATGACCGGACCCGCCGTGATCGTCGCCGAAGGCGAGATCGACGGCGCATGGCTTCAGGAAGCGCTCCGCTGA
- a CDS encoding RelA/SpoT family protein has protein sequence MSAEATNPATPGPVARPASVAPAVVRRKSRPRIDLRRLGRAALLGPAGRDRLPDAIGHVVEAHRAHHSDAVLDPLHRAYVLAESSHRGQMRKSGEPYITHPLAVTLILAELGAETTTLTASLLHDTVEDTDVTLEQVREQFGEEVCYLVDGVTKLEKVDYGAAAEPETFRKMLVATGNDVRVMSIKLADRLHNMRTLGVMRPEKQARIAKVTRDVLIPLAERLGVQALKTELEDLVFAILHPEEHAHTSELLAENAARPADPLAEVADEVRGVLRDAGIQAEVLIRPRHFVSLHRVARRRGQLRGTDFGRLLVLVNEDADCYGVLGELHTCMTPVVSEFKDFIAVPKFNLYQSLHTAVALPQARTDSPGGTPMGAQVVEVLIRTHQMHKVAEAGVVALGNPYAPGADDPADGERADPTRPGWLSRLLDWQQAAPDPDTFWSTLREDLAQDREIAVFRPDGGTLSLPAGATCVDAAYAQYGEDAHACIGARVNGRLATLSTVLEDGDTVQLLMSQDAVFEPSRAWLDHAHTPAARIAIQRWLATHPGTGTGGETPEASGTRPEPDEGAAPARAADTTPGTAPPARPADGPPASRPRGADVLVDRPGAPVRLAGCCTPVPSDEITGFTVRGGVVTVHRVECPAVAHMKGRGRAEVCVRWGEATECRVTLVAESFGRPHLLADLTEAIALEGVEIVSATVEPPSQQRVRHTYTLQLPDAARLPALMRAMRDVPGVYDVSRIRHQASTP, from the coding sequence ATGAGTGCGGAGGCCACGAACCCTGCGACCCCTGGCCCGGTGGCGCGCCCAGCATCGGTGGCGCCCGCGGTCGTCCGTAGGAAGTCCCGGCCCCGGATCGACCTGCGCCGGCTCGGCCGCGCCGCGCTGCTCGGGCCCGCCGGTCGTGACCGGCTGCCCGATGCCATCGGGCATGTCGTCGAGGCACACCGCGCCCACCACTCGGACGCGGTCCTCGACCCCCTGCACCGCGCCTACGTCCTCGCCGAGTCCTCGCACCGCGGTCAGATGCGCAAGAGCGGCGAGCCGTACATCACCCACCCGCTGGCCGTGACCTTGATCCTCGCCGAACTCGGCGCCGAAACCACGACCCTGACCGCGTCATTGCTCCACGACACCGTCGAGGACACGGATGTGACGCTGGAGCAGGTGAGGGAGCAGTTCGGCGAGGAAGTCTGCTACCTCGTCGACGGAGTCACGAAACTGGAGAAGGTCGACTACGGTGCCGCCGCCGAGCCCGAGACCTTCCGCAAGATGCTCGTCGCGACCGGCAACGATGTGCGCGTGATGTCCATCAAGCTCGCCGACCGCCTGCACAACATGCGCACGCTGGGCGTCATGCGCCCGGAGAAACAGGCTCGGATCGCCAAGGTCACGCGGGACGTCCTCATCCCGCTCGCCGAACGCCTCGGCGTGCAGGCCCTCAAGACCGAACTGGAGGACCTGGTCTTCGCCATCCTCCACCCGGAGGAGCACGCACACACCAGCGAACTCCTCGCCGAGAACGCCGCCCGCCCCGCCGACCCCCTCGCCGAGGTCGCCGACGAGGTCCGCGGGGTGTTGCGCGACGCCGGCATCCAGGCCGAAGTCCTCATCCGCCCCCGGCACTTCGTCTCCCTCCACCGCGTGGCCCGCAGACGCGGACAGCTGCGCGGCACCGACTTCGGCCGCCTGCTGGTGCTGGTGAACGAGGACGCCGACTGTTACGGCGTCCTCGGTGAACTGCACACCTGTATGACTCCGGTCGTCTCGGAGTTCAAGGATTTCATCGCCGTGCCCAAGTTCAACCTGTACCAGTCGCTGCACACCGCTGTGGCCCTCCCGCAGGCCCGAACCGACTCGCCCGGGGGGACTCCCATGGGCGCCCAGGTCGTCGAAGTCCTCATCCGCACCCACCAGATGCACAAGGTCGCCGAGGCTGGGGTGGTGGCGCTCGGCAACCCGTACGCTCCCGGAGCCGACGACCCCGCGGATGGTGAGCGCGCCGACCCCACCCGCCCCGGCTGGCTCTCCCGCCTCCTCGACTGGCAGCAGGCCGCGCCCGATCCCGACACCTTCTGGTCCACGCTGCGCGAGGACCTCGCCCAGGATCGGGAGATCGCCGTCTTCCGCCCCGACGGCGGCACCCTCAGCCTCCCCGCGGGAGCCACCTGCGTGGACGCCGCCTACGCCCAGTACGGCGAGGACGCCCACGCCTGCATCGGTGCCCGCGTCAACGGCCGCCTGGCCACCCTCAGCACCGTCCTGGAGGACGGTGACACGGTCCAGTTGCTCATGAGCCAGGACGCGGTCTTTGAGCCCTCCCGCGCGTGGCTGGACCACGCTCACACCCCGGCCGCCCGCATCGCCATCCAACGCTGGCTGGCAACACATCCCGGCACGGGCACCGGCGGGGAGACACCGGAGGCGAGCGGTACCCGTCCCGAACCCGACGAGGGCGCCGCCCCCGCACGGGCCGCGGACACCACCCCGGGGACCGCGCCGCCCGCCCGCCCTGCGGATGGCCCTCCCGCTTCCCGTCCCCGGGGCGCCGACGTCCTGGTGGACCGGCCCGGGGCCCCTGTACGGCTGGCCGGCTGCTGTACGCCGGTACCGTCGGACGAAATCACCGGGTTCACGGTGCGCGGGGGAGTGGTGACCGTGCACCGCGTGGAGTGCCCCGCGGTGGCGCATATGAAGGGTCGGGGGCGCGCGGAAGTCTGCGTGCGCTGGGGAGAGGCCACCGAATGCCGGGTCACGCTCGTCGCTGAATCGTTCGGCCGCCCCCACCTGCTCGCCGACCTCACCGAGGCGATCGCCTTGGAGGGCGTCGAGATCGTCTCCGCCACCGTCGAACCCCCCAGCCAGCAGCGGGTGCGCCACACCTATACTCTCCAGCTGCCCGACGCGGCCCGCCTGCCCGCCCTCATGCGCGCCATGCGGGACGTGCCTGGGGTGTACGACGTGAGCCGGATCCGGCACCAGGCGTCGACCCCCTGA
- a CDS encoding M1 family metallopeptidase → MLLTPRFRARPESPSAMSRSRPRSWVSRRRKGAALFASAVSVCLLAAAAPAGPLGVGDRLYPYLGNPGYDVAAYDLSFTYSGTNDKPLRAVTTIDAWTTARLDRLNLDFAHGTVQSVEVDGRPAVFTSAGEDLVVTPERPLAEGSWTRITVRHTSDPVPAEDQDGGWVRTSDGLAMANQADAAHLVFPCNDHPSDKAMFTFRITAPNDYTVVANGLPAGADRVGRTTTWTYRTQHPMATELAQVSIGRSTVLHREGPHGLPVRDVVPSGDREALEPWLARTPDQIAWLESKVGRFPFETYGVLMAQASTGFELETQTLSLFEEYLFTEPAYPTWYVESIMVHELSHQWFGDSVSPRTWSDVWLNEGHATWYEELYAEEKADRPMADRMKAAYTASDRWREAGGPPARPKPPAPGQKIGIFRPNVYDGAALVLYALRQEIGRPAFERLERIWVREHRDSTAGTADFVRLASAVSGRDLSGFFKAWLYGEKTPPMPGHPDWKPTEPVQRTVRARPAGSRTTPR, encoded by the coding sequence ATGCTGCTCACCCCCCGCTTCCGGGCCAGGCCGGAGTCCCCGTCCGCAATGTCCCGCTCCCGTCCCCGCTCCTGGGTCTCCCGGCGCCGCAAGGGGGCGGCCCTGTTTGCCTCCGCCGTCTCCGTCTGCCTCCTCGCCGCCGCGGCCCCGGCGGGCCCGCTGGGCGTCGGCGACCGGCTCTACCCGTACCTGGGCAATCCCGGCTACGACGTGGCCGCGTACGACCTGTCCTTCACCTACTCCGGCACCAACGACAAGCCGCTGCGGGCCGTCACCACCATCGATGCCTGGACGACCGCCCGTCTGGACCGCCTCAACCTCGACTTCGCGCACGGCACCGTGCAGTCCGTCGAGGTCGACGGACGTCCCGCGGTCTTCACCAGCGCCGGTGAAGACCTGGTCGTCACTCCGGAGCGTCCGCTGGCCGAGGGCAGCTGGACCCGGATCACCGTCCGGCACACCAGCGACCCGGTTCCCGCCGAGGACCAGGACGGCGGCTGGGTGCGCACCTCCGACGGACTTGCCATGGCGAACCAGGCCGACGCCGCACACCTGGTCTTCCCGTGCAACGACCATCCGTCCGACAAGGCGATGTTCACCTTCCGGATCACCGCCCCGAACGACTACACCGTCGTCGCCAACGGTCTGCCGGCCGGAGCGGACCGGGTCGGCCGCACCACCACCTGGACCTACCGCACCCAGCACCCCATGGCCACCGAACTCGCTCAGGTGTCCATCGGCCGCTCCACCGTGCTGCACCGCGAGGGGCCGCACGGCCTGCCGGTCCGTGACGTCGTGCCCAGCGGTGACCGCGAGGCCCTCGAACCGTGGCTCGCCAGGACACCCGACCAGATCGCCTGGCTGGAGAGCAAGGTCGGCCGGTTCCCGTTCGAGACGTACGGAGTGCTCATGGCACAGGCCTCCACCGGCTTCGAACTGGAGACGCAGACGCTGTCGCTGTTCGAGGAGTACCTGTTCACGGAGCCCGCCTATCCCACGTGGTACGTCGAGTCGATCATGGTGCACGAGCTGTCCCACCAGTGGTTCGGCGACAGCGTCAGCCCCCGGACCTGGTCCGACGTCTGGCTGAACGAGGGGCATGCCACCTGGTACGAGGAGCTGTACGCCGAGGAGAAGGCGGACCGGCCCATGGCGGACCGCATGAAGGCCGCCTACACCGCATCCGACCGTTGGCGCGAGGCCGGCGGCCCGCCCGCCCGGCCCAAGCCCCCTGCGCCCGGTCAGAAGATCGGCATCTTCCGGCCCAATGTCTACGATGGCGCCGCGCTGGTCCTCTACGCCCTGCGGCAGGAGATCGGCCGGCCGGCCTTCGAGCGGCTGGAGCGGATCTGGGTTCGCGAACACCGGGACTCCACCGCGGGCACCGCCGACTTCGTCCGGCTGGCCTCGGCGGTCTCCGGCCGTGATCTGAGCGGCTTCTTCAAGGCCTGGCTCTACGGGGAGAAGACCCCGCCGATGCCCGGCCATCCCGATTGGAAGCCGACGGAGCCCGTCCAGCGGACCGTGCGGGCCAGGCCGGCAGGATCGCGGACCACACCGCGTTAA
- the hflX gene encoding GTPase HflX has protein sequence MTSSSSPSQDTKRLAHAYPEGLRADALMEEDVAWRHEIDGARDGDQFDRADRAALRRVVGLSTELEDVTEVEYRQLRLERVVLVGVWTTGTAQDADNSLAELAALAETAGAVVLDGVTQRRDKPDAATYIGSGKAAELRDIVLEAGADTVICDGELSPGQLIQLEDVVKVKVIDRTALILDIFAQHAKSREGKAQVALAQMQYMLPRLRGWGQSLSRQMGGGRGGLATRGPGETKIETDRRRIREKMAKMRREIADMKTGREIKRQERRRNKVPSVAIAGYTNAGKSSLLNRLTGAGVLVENALFATLDPTVRRAETPSGRVYTLTDTVGFVRHLPHHLVEAFRSTMEEVGDSDLILHVVDGSHPNPEEQLAAVREVIQDVGATDVPEIVVVNKADAADPLVLQRLLRIEKHSIAVSARTGRGIDELRALIDDELPRPSVEIEALVPYTHGKLVARAHTEGEVISEEHIAEGTLLKVRVHEELAADLAPYTPVPAV, from the coding sequence ATGACCTCCTCTTCTTCCCCTTCCCAGGACACCAAGCGCCTCGCGCACGCCTATCCCGAGGGTCTTCGGGCCGATGCCCTGATGGAAGAGGACGTCGCCTGGAGGCACGAGATCGACGGCGCCCGGGACGGCGACCAGTTCGACCGCGCCGACCGTGCCGCCCTCCGTCGTGTGGTGGGGCTCTCCACCGAGCTGGAGGACGTCACCGAGGTCGAGTACCGGCAGCTCCGGCTGGAGCGGGTGGTGCTCGTCGGGGTGTGGACCACCGGGACGGCGCAGGACGCGGACAACTCCCTCGCGGAGCTGGCCGCCCTTGCGGAGACCGCGGGCGCGGTCGTGCTCGACGGCGTCACCCAGCGACGTGACAAGCCCGACGCCGCCACCTACATCGGCTCCGGCAAGGCCGCCGAACTGCGTGACATCGTCCTCGAAGCGGGCGCGGACACCGTCATCTGCGATGGTGAGCTGAGCCCCGGCCAGCTGATCCAGCTGGAGGACGTGGTCAAGGTCAAGGTCATCGACCGTACGGCTCTGATCCTCGACATCTTCGCCCAGCATGCCAAGTCCCGCGAGGGTAAGGCGCAGGTGGCGCTCGCGCAGATGCAGTACATGCTGCCCAGGCTGCGCGGGTGGGGCCAGTCGCTGTCCCGACAGATGGGTGGTGGTCGCGGTGGCCTGGCCACGCGTGGCCCCGGTGAGACCAAGATCGAGACGGACCGGCGCCGGATCCGCGAGAAGATGGCGAAGATGCGCCGGGAGATCGCGGATATGAAGACCGGCCGCGAGATCAAGCGCCAGGAGCGCCGCCGCAACAAGGTGCCGTCCGTCGCCATCGCCGGCTACACCAACGCCGGAAAGTCCTCCCTGCTCAACCGCCTCACGGGCGCCGGCGTCCTGGTTGAGAACGCCCTGTTCGCCACCCTGGACCCGACCGTGCGCCGGGCGGAGACGCCGAGCGGCCGGGTGTACACACTGACGGACACCGTCGGCTTCGTCCGGCACCTGCCGCACCATCTCGTCGAGGCATTCCGCTCCACCATGGAGGAGGTCGGCGACTCCGACCTGATCCTGCATGTGGTGGACGGCTCGCACCCGAACCCGGAGGAGCAGCTCGCCGCGGTGCGCGAGGTGATCCAGGACGTCGGGGCCACCGACGTACCCGAGATCGTCGTGGTCAACAAGGCGGACGCGGCCGACCCGCTGGTCCTCCAGCGGTTGCTCAGGATCGAGAAGCACTCCATCGCCGTGTCGGCCCGTACCGGCCGGGGCATCGATGAACTGCGCGCCCTGATCGACGATGAACTGCCCCGTCCCTCGGTCGAGATCGAGGCCCTGGTGCCGTACACCCACGGCAAACTCGTCGCCCGGGCCCATACCGAGGGCGAGGTGATCTCCGAGGAGCACATCGCGGAGGGCACCCTGCTCAAGGTCCGGGTGCACGAGGAACTGGCAGCGGACCTGGCACCGTACACACCGGTCCCGGCGGTCTGA
- a CDS encoding trypsin-like serine peptidase translates to MRSIRPSSTVRRRRSSCRASPALAAVALASALALTATACNGDGGDNADGRPTATATAAGSGDGKIKVPSDLKERLKEHGIDVDKWKNGAWKNWNREDWLREANDFINPIIKGLWDPNRMRDANDPDKGVDDNDISGDQGVTDPTPEPVRAQAVTAPYHTTAAPFGKVFFDSPKGTMVCSATVVKDPAHPGKSNLIWTAGHCVHAGKKGGWYRNIAFVPSYNNAGEPAARLRHASRSEIAPYGVWWADAAQTSQQWIDRGGETGGDGASYDFAVIHVTPEQGNGGKSLEETVGGALPVSFDAPAVPKVSSITASGYPAAAPYDGQLLYRCQDKPGRLSFNQTDPTMYRIGCTMTGGSSGGGWVETAADGKPVLVSNTSVGPVSSGWLAGPRLGDVAQGVYDSVSKKFAGR, encoded by the coding sequence ATGCGATCCATACGGCCGTCGTCCACCGTTCGGCGGAGGAGGAGCAGCTGCCGCGCCTCCCCCGCGCTCGCGGCGGTCGCCCTCGCCTCGGCGCTGGCGCTGACCGCCACCGCCTGCAACGGCGACGGTGGCGACAACGCCGACGGCAGGCCGACCGCCACCGCGACCGCGGCAGGTTCCGGAGACGGAAAGATCAAGGTCCCGAGCGACCTCAAGGAGAGGCTCAAGGAACACGGGATCGACGTCGACAAGTGGAAGAACGGCGCCTGGAAGAACTGGAACAGGGAAGACTGGCTGCGCGAGGCCAACGACTTCATCAACCCGATCATCAAGGGCCTGTGGGACCCGAACCGGATGCGGGACGCCAACGACCCGGACAAGGGCGTCGATGACAACGACATCTCCGGTGACCAGGGCGTGACCGACCCGACGCCGGAGCCGGTGAGGGCGCAGGCCGTCACGGCGCCTTACCACACCACTGCGGCGCCCTTCGGCAAGGTGTTCTTCGACTCGCCCAAGGGGACCATGGTCTGCTCGGCTACGGTCGTCAAAGACCCGGCGCACCCGGGCAAGTCCAACCTCATCTGGACCGCGGGGCATTGTGTGCACGCTGGAAAGAAGGGCGGCTGGTACCGCAACATCGCCTTCGTGCCGTCGTACAACAACGCTGGTGAGCCGGCTGCCCGGCTGCGGCACGCCAGCCGGTCCGAGATCGCCCCGTACGGTGTCTGGTGGGCCGACGCGGCGCAGACCTCGCAGCAGTGGATCGACCGGGGCGGGGAGACCGGCGGCGACGGCGCCTCGTACGACTTCGCGGTCATCCACGTGACGCCGGAGCAGGGCAACGGCGGCAAGTCGCTGGAGGAGACGGTCGGCGGGGCACTGCCCGTGAGCTTCGACGCACCGGCCGTGCCGAAGGTCAGCAGCATCACGGCGTCCGGGTACCCGGCGGCGGCCCCGTACGACGGCCAGCTGCTGTACCGGTGCCAGGACAAGCCGGGCCGGCTTTCCTTCAACCAGACCGACCCGACGATGTACCGGATCGGCTGCACCATGACCGGAGGCTCCTCCGGCGGGGGCTGGGTGGAGACCGCTGCCGACGGCAAACCGGTGTTGGTGTCCAACACCTCCGTCGGTCCGGTGAGTTCGGGCTGGCTGGCGGGCCCCCGGCTGGGCGACGTGGCCCAGGGTGTGTACGACTCGGTCAGCAAGAAGTTCGCCGGGCGGTAA